From a region of the Desulfobulbaceae bacterium genome:
- the pgl gene encoding 6-phosphogluconolactonase codes for MEKLNPEIIRGKNLDACYAAITRDFQGLIQGSIERKGYATIALSGGRTPAGLFEAIAHSPTIIDFPWHKVFIFFVDERVVSPDHLESNYSLFRTHFMAYLPLVESQVFRMPVEIKPLSVAASHYQQTMVEVFSSLTKREKPYSDDQFPVFDLILLGMGQDGHTASLFPGHSALSQRKWVAAVEADQAVPPVPRLTLTFPVINHADTVIFLINGEEKVRLAESFLSNISQENYPASLVNPKRRLLWYLAQ; via the coding sequence ATGGAAAAGCTAAACCCAGAGATTATTCGTGGTAAGAACCTGGATGCGTGTTATGCCGCCATTACCCGCGATTTTCAAGGACTGATCCAGGGATCGATTGAAAGAAAAGGATATGCTACTATCGCTCTCTCTGGCGGGAGGACCCCGGCCGGTCTCTTTGAAGCGATAGCACACTCTCCTACTATTATTGATTTCCCTTGGCATAAGGTATTTATTTTTTTTGTTGATGAACGAGTTGTGTCACCTGATCATCTGGAGAGCAATTACAGTTTGTTTCGGACTCATTTTATGGCGTATCTGCCACTTGTTGAGAGTCAAGTATTCAGGATGCCTGTAGAAATAAAGCCTCTCTCGGTTGCAGCTTCTCATTACCAACAAACCATGGTGGAAGTGTTTTCTTCACTGACCAAGAGAGAGAAACCATACTCAGATGATCAGTTTCCGGTATTTGATCTTATCCTGTTGGGTATGGGGCAAGATGGTCATACTGCGTCATTGTTTCCTGGCCATTCAGCGTTAAGTCAAAGGAAATGGGTAGCGGCGGTGGAGGCGGATCAGGCTGTGCCGCCTGTGCCGCGCTTGACTTTGACGTTTCCCGTCATTAATCATGCTGATACAGTAATTTTCCTGATTAACGGAGAAGAAAAGGTACGTTTAGCTGAATCGTTTTTGTCCAACATATCTCAAGAGAACTATCCGGCTTCACTTGTTAATCCGAAGCGGAGATTGCTGTGGTACCTGGCTCAATAA